Proteins encoded together in one Pseudomonadota bacterium window:
- a CDS encoding class I SAM-dependent methyltransferase, with protein sequence MTRKAELWQRAVACLAAGAKDQAEALFQQAVPAEKDCVEAHLAWARSRLPGPGYREILACLHAFLQPKNYIEIGVEFGHTLKLAGPETRVFGIDPRPQVDFPLPENVSLWEMTSDVFFVENDVQSLLGGTFDLAFIDGLHIFEQVLQDIVNLERYAGPSSLIAIHDCLPLDRRTASRQRTTQFWSGDVWKIVPCLKRERPDLSLVTIPTYPTGLCLIGGLQSESDFLSRNFPLLVERYAGLDYEAIGDKETYFSLIANDWSLIRKLLPRLQDE encoded by the coding sequence ATGACTCGGAAAGCGGAGCTCTGGCAAAGAGCGGTCGCCTGCCTGGCCGCCGGTGCAAAAGACCAGGCCGAGGCCCTTTTTCAGCAGGCGGTGCCGGCCGAAAAGGATTGTGTCGAGGCCCATCTCGCTTGGGCCCGGTCGCGTCTGCCGGGACCAGGTTACCGCGAAATCCTGGCCTGCCTACATGCCTTTTTACAACCGAAAAACTATATTGAGATTGGAGTTGAGTTCGGTCACACCCTGAAACTGGCCGGGCCCGAGACTCGGGTTTTCGGTATCGACCCCAGGCCTCAGGTCGATTTTCCCTTGCCCGAAAACGTCTCCCTCTGGGAAATGACCAGTGATGTTTTCTTTGTTGAAAATGATGTTCAAAGCTTGCTGGGGGGGACCTTTGATTTGGCTTTTATTGATGGTCTGCACATCTTTGAGCAGGTTTTGCAGGATATTGTCAACCTGGAAAGATATGCCGGTCCCTCATCTCTGATCGCGATTCATGACTGTCTGCCGCTTGACCGCCGGACGGCTTCCCGGCAGCGCACAACCCAGTTTTGGAGCGGCGATGTCTGGAAGATTGTTCCCTGTCTGAAACGAGAGCGTCCTGATTTAAGCCTGGTTACCATTCCCACTTATCCCACCGGTCTTTGTCTGATTGGCGGCTTGCAGTCTGAATCTGATTTTCTGTCGAGAAATTTCCCCCTCCTGGTCGAGCGATACGCAGGGCTTGATTACGAAGCCATTGGTGACAAAGAGACGTATTTTTCTCTGATCGCCAATGATTGGAGCCTGATTCGCAAGCTCCTGCCGCGGCTGCAAGATGAGTGA
- a CDS encoding glycosyltransferase family 2 protein, with product MSETPLLTVVVVFFNMPREAARTLWTLSPDYQREVAAEDYRVVVIDHGSSRPLGADFVAGFGKNFVYRFHETKAVSPVQALNQAVAESFSELVMVMIDGAHMLSPGVIANALRAARAWTEPFVTVVGFHLGRENQNRSVSHGYDQVAEDALLNRVAWRENGYLLFELAGELAYDCAGWFGPLAESNCFMMKKTSYERLGGFDSRFTEAGGGLAILDFFRRALLAEELDYIVLLGEGSFHQFHGGVASNAPYAEHPWERFHRQYRDIRGEAYRVVARRPHLLGRINPEVDAWTRLCARVGLEWWLAETQHPHDLENFFCPIGYAMLAAKTDPREARRSAQLEREIVDLKQLNDQLSLQAKLAGEKTAAKVKLLPRAWSALSGIINRKRRL from the coding sequence ATGAGTGAAACCCCACTGCTTACGGTTGTTGTCGTGTTTTTCAACATGCCTCGCGAGGCGGCCCGGACCCTGTGGACCCTGTCTCCCGATTATCAGCGGGAGGTGGCCGCTGAAGATTATCGGGTGGTGGTTATCGATCATGGCTCAAGCCGGCCTTTGGGGGCTGATTTTGTCGCCGGTTTCGGAAAAAATTTTGTTTATCGCTTTCATGAGACGAAGGCGGTATCACCGGTTCAGGCCCTCAACCAGGCGGTGGCGGAAAGTTTCAGCGAACTGGTGATGGTCATGATCGACGGGGCCCATATGCTGAGCCCCGGAGTTATCGCCAACGCCCTGCGGGCGGCCCGGGCCTGGACCGAGCCTTTCGTGACGGTTGTCGGTTTTCATCTGGGTCGGGAAAATCAGAATCGTTCCGTCAGTCATGGCTATGATCAGGTCGCCGAGGATGCGCTGCTGAACCGGGTTGCCTGGCGCGAGAATGGTTATCTTCTGTTTGAACTCGCTGGTGAGCTTGCCTATGACTGCGCCGGCTGGTTCGGCCCCCTGGCCGAATCCAATTGTTTCATGATGAAAAAAACCAGCTACGAGAGGCTCGGCGGTTTTGATTCCCGTTTCACGGAGGCCGGCGGCGGCCTGGCCATTCTTGATTTTTTTCGCCGGGCGTTGCTGGCGGAGGAACTTGATTATATTGTCCTGCTCGGTGAAGGCAGCTTTCATCAGTTTCACGGCGGGGTCGCCAGCAACGCGCCCTACGCCGAGCATCCCTGGGAGCGTTTCCATCGGCAGTATCGGGACATTCGCGGAGAAGCTTATCGGGTTGTCGCCCGCCGGCCCCATCTGCTGGGCCGGATTAATCCCGAGGTTGATGCCTGGACTCGCCTTTGCGCCCGCGTGGGACTGGAATGGTGGCTGGCGGAAACGCAACATCCCCATGATCTGGAAAACTTTTTTTGTCCGATCGGTTATGCCATGCTGGCGGCCAAGACCGATCCGCGTGAGGCCAGACGTTCGGCCCAACTGGAACGCGAGATCGTCGACTTAAAACAGCTCAATGATCAGTTAAGCCTTCAGGCGAAGCTTGCAGGCGAAAAAACTGCGGCAAAGGTAAAATTGCTGCCGCGGGCTTGGTCTGCCTTGAGCGGTATTATTAACAGAAAACGGCGTCTTTAA
- a CDS encoding glycosyltransferase: MKSLTGHLAVAAERPFSVLAEPALVTVIIPCYQAGATIGRALASVAAQTLRPAEVIIVDDGSDAETRAVLGGLLASYGDGWLKLFFLETNQGPAAARNYAWDRATQPLLAFLDADDSWHPEKIAIQYAFMKEHPEFALSGHFCDGVRPEAALKTGAYRITEVRLAELLYRNRLRTPSVMLRRRLPDRFPENFRYGEDFSLWLQLLAASERAALIGLSLAQTHKAAFGATGQSAALWAMEKGELQALYRMRRAPGISGPRLAGACFWSLLKFCRRFLLTAGRRLSVPEERRPGPPTILFLVTDDWFFLLHRRALALAAQQAGCRVLVATAPGPRVAEIKSLGFPHFPLKLRRSSRNPLRELLACWDIAGLYRRQRPDLVHQVSIKPIIYGSLAARLTGIGAVVNAVTGLGFVFITGGAGKNYLRRLVEAAYRLAGGGRRVRFLFENPDDRRHFLDRKIVGPEKTRLILGSGVDLERFSASFSSPSDPAAAPVVLLAARMLWHKGIREYVEAARLLLQEGLNAEFWLAGMPDTSNPAAVSIARLLYWHGQGVVRWLGYQKDMPALYRQVDIVCLPTRYREGIPVTLLEAAACGKSLVATDMPGCREIVRSGENGFLVPPGSVSELAAALKTLLLDPALRRRFGLRGRQLVAQEFSDKKVIAATFSVYHELLGTRWEALEKS; this comes from the coding sequence ATGAAAAGTTTAACGGGCCACCTTGCCGTGGCGGCAGAACGCCCGTTTTCGGTCCTGGCGGAGCCGGCGTTGGTCACCGTGATCATTCCCTGTTATCAGGCCGGGGCCACGATCGGTCGGGCCCTGGCTTCGGTCGCGGCTCAGACTTTGCGGCCGGCGGAGGTTATCATTGTCGATGACGGCAGCGATGCCGAAACCCGGGCCGTGCTTGGCGGTCTGCTCGCGAGCTATGGGGACGGCTGGCTGAAACTTTTTTTTCTGGAAACAAACCAGGGTCCGGCAGCGGCCCGTAATTATGCCTGGGATCGGGCCACGCAACCCCTGCTGGCCTTTCTTGACGCCGACGACAGCTGGCATCCGGAAAAAATCGCGATTCAGTACGCTTTCATGAAGGAGCATCCCGAGTTTGCCTTGAGTGGGCATTTTTGTGACGGCGTACGTCCAGAAGCCGCCCTCAAAACGGGCGCTTACCGGATTACAGAGGTTCGGTTGGCGGAGCTTTTGTATCGTAATCGGTTGCGAACTCCAAGCGTAATGCTGCGCCGTCGGCTGCCGGATCGTTTTCCGGAAAACTTTCGTTACGGAGAGGATTTTTCCCTGTGGCTGCAACTGCTGGCCGCTTCCGAGCGGGCGGCGCTGATCGGCTTGTCCCTGGCGCAAACCCACAAGGCCGCTTTTGGCGCGACGGGTCAGAGCGCCGCGCTGTGGGCGATGGAAAAGGGTGAACTCCAAGCCCTGTACCGCATGCGCCGCGCGCCCGGAATCTCGGGCCCGCGCCTGGCCGGAGCCTGCTTCTGGTCGCTGCTGAAATTCTGTCGCCGTTTTCTGCTGACCGCCGGGCGCCGCCTGTCGGTCCCAGAGGAAAGGCGGCCGGGTCCACCGACGATTCTTTTTCTGGTTACGGATGACTGGTTTTTTCTGCTTCATCGCCGGGCTTTGGCCCTGGCCGCGCAACAAGCGGGTTGCAGGGTGCTGGTGGCCACGGCCCCCGGTCCGCGGGTGGCGGAAATCAAAAGCCTGGGTTTTCCCCATTTTCCTCTTAAGCTGCGCCGTTCCAGCCGTAATCCTCTGCGGGAGCTGCTTGCCTGTTGGGATATTGCCGGGCTCTATCGCCGGCAGCGGCCGGACCTGGTGCATCAGGTTTCGATCAAGCCGATTATTTACGGCTCGCTGGCGGCCCGCCTGACCGGTATCGGGGCGGTGGTCAACGCCGTGACCGGGCTGGGGTTTGTTTTTATCACCGGCGGCGCGGGGAAAAACTATCTGCGCCGGCTGGTCGAGGCTGCTTATCGCCTGGCCGGCGGTGGTCGCAGGGTCCGTTTTCTTTTTGAAAATCCGGATGACCGGCGGCATTTTCTCGATCGGAAAATCGTGGGCCCGGAAAAAACCCGGCTGATTCTGGGGTCCGGGGTAGACCTGGAACGCTTTTCGGCAAGCTTCTCGAGCCCGTCTGACCCGGCGGCGGCCCCGGTGGTGCTGCTGGCGGCCCGGATGCTCTGGCATAAAGGCATTCGCGAGTACGTGGAGGCGGCCCGGCTTTTGCTCCAAGAGGGACTGAACGCCGAGTTCTGGCTGGCCGGCATGCCGGATACCAGCAATCCGGCGGCGGTTTCGATAGCGCGCCTGCTCTACTGGCATGGCCAGGGCGTGGTTCGCTGGCTGGGCTACCAGAAAGACATGCCGGCCCTTTATCGGCAGGTGGACATCGTCTGTCTGCCGACCCGTTATCGCGAAGGTATTCCCGTCACCCTGCTGGAAGCCGCGGCCTGCGGCAAATCTCTGGTGGCCACCGACATGCCGGGTTGTCGGGAGATCGTCAGATCCGGGGAGAATGGTTTTCTCGTGCCGCCGGGCTCGGTTTCCGAGCTGGCCGCGGCGCTGAAAACCCTGCTTCTTGATCCTGCCTTAAGGCGGCGTTTCGGTCTTCGCGGCCGGCAACTGGTGGCTCAAGAGTTCAGTGACAAAAAAGTAATTGCCGCTACCTTTTCGGTATACCATGAACTATTGGGAACGCGATGGGAAGCTCTGGAAAAATCCTGA
- a CDS encoding NAD-dependent epimerase/dehydratase family protein, whose amino-acid sequence MNCLVLGGAGFIGSHAVEALLAAGHQVRILERPACSLVNIAAVRDRVEVFFGDFTVRRELTAALSGIDLVLHMAGTVLPASSNLDPLFDIQSNLMGTVTLLEEAVRNGVKKVVFASSGGTVYGVAGSLPLVEEAPTEPLSSYGIVKLATEKYLKLFQHLYGLDYTILRIANPYGERQRIDGAQGAVAVFLGRLKRRQAIEIWGDGEIARDYLYISDLSAAILKACEKNISKGLFNIGGGRPWTLNEVLAELEIVSGRRAEVIYKPSRACDTPLNWLDCTRARQELDWEAQVDFREGLRRTWEWVSRQ is encoded by the coding sequence ATGAACTGTCTGGTCTTGGGCGGGGCCGGTTTTATCGGTTCGCACGCGGTTGAAGCGCTGCTTGCGGCGGGGCACCAGGTTCGAATCCTGGAAAGGCCCGCCTGTTCCCTGGTCAATATCGCCGCCGTTCGGGATCGGGTCGAGGTTTTTTTCGGTGATTTTACCGTGCGCCGAGAGCTGACGGCGGCGCTTTCCGGAATTGATCTGGTGTTGCATATGGCCGGTACGGTATTGCCGGCTTCCTCCAATCTTGACCCTCTTTTTGATATTCAGAGCAATCTTATGGGAACCGTGACCCTGCTTGAGGAGGCCGTCAGGAATGGGGTGAAGAAGGTAGTTTTCGCGTCTTCCGGTGGGACCGTGTATGGGGTCGCCGGAAGCTTGCCGTTGGTCGAAGAGGCGCCGACCGAGCCGCTCTCATCCTATGGGATTGTCAAACTTGCCACGGAGAAATATCTCAAGCTTTTTCAGCACCTGTATGGTCTGGATTATACGATTCTGCGCATTGCCAACCCCTATGGCGAGCGCCAGAGGATCGACGGCGCTCAAGGGGCGGTAGCGGTTTTCCTGGGCCGCCTGAAGCGGCGGCAGGCGATTGAAATCTGGGGTGACGGTGAAATCGCGCGCGACTATCTTTATATTTCCGACCTGAGTGCGGCCATTCTGAAGGCCTGTGAAAAAAACATCTCTAAAGGTTTGTTTAATATTGGTGGCGGCCGTCCCTGGACACTGAACGAAGTGCTGGCTGAACTTGAAATTGTCAGTGGTCGCCGGGCTGAGGTGATCTATAAACCGTCCCGTGCCTGTGACACGCCCCTCAATTGGCTCGATTGCACGCGGGCCCGGCAGGAATTGGACTGGGAGGCGCAGGTGGATTTTCGCGAAGGTCTGCGACGCACCTGGGAGTGGGTTTCCCGGCAATGA
- a CDS encoding glycosyltransferase encodes MKTKLSKTMTKLMAFYLPQFHRIPENDLWWGEGFTEWSNVRAGRPQFAGHRQPKIPLGENYYDLSRPHVLCEQAELARRYGIHGFVFYHYWFKGKRLLEGPLQTVLENQSFTLPFCLCWANENWSRRWDGLENDVLIEQQYSCEDDLEHIRALLPVLKDSRYYRHLGRPVVLVYRSEALPNAAGTAALWREEAKHAGLPGLYLLRVEGFLAGVDPAQHGFDAAVEFAPDWRCLTKRHYLGADGQWRLPLSPTFSPVAGTLENQVFMYDDVVRAMLAKEPPTYQRYPGVFPAWDNHARRRKDAGATIIHDSSPEKYERFLTEVISRAERLAPAERLVFINAWNEWGEGCYLEADQEYGHAYLAATAAALKAGQRRKLVLPKDPKPGLKSEVKRERGPFPGPPPLVSVIIPAYNHERWIKETLDSVLNQSFRELEVIVIDDGSTDNTAALVAACEDHRVCLQIQNNQGTAAALNRGLTCSRGRYLAILNSDDLFLPERLSHFVEVLEANPRFALAFSQVRLVDSDSLALQQGFELEWLKHAEGDFAHSQDLLLSLLRDNFLCTSSNFFFRRSLLCRIGAFRPLRYVNDLDFLLRALLRHEAYFCERELLAYRLHSGNTLKEKGAGRQLEFLLELSWVLAHALENGALMPQWSFAELARLLTGYYRINLESLFLAMLYLRRQKGVFLAPESLPPAVRDCLHKCLRQRLDENVYRDNLVSQVAEQKSYINEQLAYIEKLEEGRRFFLGQIEGLEKAFTELQKLTQFREKEFSLRLQQQDQEFSRLQQVQQELWDACEWYRRQQEALLSSRRFRLVDNLQALARGQNPLYHARELLRILLPLSWFAGLRSARDRLRQAGMNGNSWWRWGRRWLRRLSALLPARAWRQSSHAGPLLSIILPCFNHGAFLDDLSASLKAQTFTDFEVILIDDGSSDPATVCKIDAIEREQRPGWKVIRQLNRGVIGARNRAIGEARGRYIFPLDTDDTIAPTFLEKTLFLLETLPDHFFVYTWTNVVGDEPYLWRTENSDPEKILNENRIGVAIFPRRAWETVGGYNEIMRDGYEDWEFYVNLVRHGYVGRVIPEALYNYRMLAGSRNERASAASAGLQRRIRDLHLGYIMNHLRILRGRVRQRWQVMNGLVNLNRGDGAKLSAFRLDLRGLSFSPAEIFPRLLAFAESADKPLLVTADSLWRDFFYFNQLPGLRVYFPEYYHSEREPQLLVRYLEGHYRIEKIGLDDLSKVETGGLIESVPVKGRQKLRILYLAPWVITGGADTMLVDWFRRLDAGWCDKFLVTTLPRENLWLAKVAGHAREIYDLPALGCREQAAINGFLLDFIGRRRIDIIHIMNSEAGFQALPTLKKHYPALKVVAQFHCFDHFPDGRRTGYALEVPRLYDQHIDRYNLEYEHLGKELRGLYPYLAEDKFTVIHGRVDAAYYDPARRAARSEIARERVDGVLNLLYVGRLDRQKQPLRLLEIAASLKKMKKSFVLHIVGDGNLESQKKELLGGIRQQHLEREVRWHGEQPLSSVYDWYKIADLLLLTSDWEGVPMVLYQAMAMAVVPVVAEVGGCAELVTPECGFLIRERERPEAYVAAISKLADPHRRQRMAAAARRRMCEDFSLAGLDREYQSFYFSLKP; translated from the coding sequence TTGAAAACAAAACTTTCGAAGACCATGACTAAGCTGATGGCTTTTTATCTGCCGCAGTTTCACCGGATTCCCGAAAACGATCTCTGGTGGGGAGAGGGCTTTACCGAGTGGAGCAACGTGCGCGCCGGCCGACCGCAGTTTGCCGGCCATCGACAGCCGAAAATTCCTCTTGGGGAAAATTACTATGATCTGAGCCGTCCCCATGTGCTCTGCGAGCAGGCGGAGCTGGCCCGTCGATACGGAATTCACGGGTTTGTTTTTTATCACTACTGGTTCAAGGGGAAACGTTTGCTGGAGGGGCCCTTGCAGACGGTTCTTGAAAATCAAAGTTTTACCCTGCCTTTTTGTCTGTGCTGGGCCAACGAAAACTGGAGTAGACGTTGGGACGGACTTGAAAATGATGTTCTGATAGAGCAGCAGTATTCATGTGAAGACGATCTGGAACATATTCGAGCGCTTTTGCCGGTTTTAAAAGATTCGCGCTATTACCGGCATCTGGGCCGACCGGTGGTGCTTGTCTACCGCAGTGAAGCCTTGCCGAATGCCGCCGGTACCGCGGCGTTGTGGCGTGAGGAGGCGAAGCATGCGGGGTTGCCCGGTCTCTACCTGTTACGGGTTGAGGGCTTTCTGGCGGGGGTTGATCCGGCACAGCATGGATTTGACGCCGCGGTAGAGTTTGCTCCCGACTGGCGCTGCCTGACTAAACGCCATTATCTTGGTGCTGACGGGCAGTGGCGTTTGCCTCTGTCGCCGACCTTTTCTCCGGTGGCGGGAACTCTGGAGAATCAGGTTTTTATGTATGATGATGTGGTGCGCGCCATGCTCGCCAAGGAGCCGCCCACTTACCAGCGTTATCCTGGGGTGTTCCCGGCCTGGGACAATCACGCCCGGCGCCGGAAGGATGCCGGAGCAACCATCATTCATGACAGCTCACCTGAGAAATACGAGCGTTTTTTGACCGAGGTTATCAGCCGCGCCGAGCGCCTGGCCCCGGCCGAGCGCCTGGTCTTTATCAATGCCTGGAATGAATGGGGAGAGGGTTGTTATCTGGAGGCCGATCAGGAATATGGCCACGCTTATCTTGCGGCCACTGCCGCCGCGCTCAAGGCCGGACAGCGGAGGAAACTGGTTTTGCCCAAAGACCCCAAACCGGGATTGAAGTCGGAAGTCAAGAGAGAACGGGGCCCTTTTCCCGGTCCGCCGCCGTTGGTCTCGGTTATTATTCCGGCCTACAATCATGAGCGTTGGATTAAGGAGACCCTGGACAGTGTTCTGAACCAGAGTTTCAGAGAGCTTGAAGTCATTGTCATTGATGATGGCTCCACGGACAATACCGCGGCCTTGGTCGCGGCCTGCGAGGATCATCGCGTCTGTCTGCAGATTCAGAACAACCAGGGCACTGCCGCCGCGCTCAATCGGGGTCTGACCTGCAGCCGCGGGCGCTATCTCGCGATTCTTAATTCAGATGATCTTTTTCTGCCGGAGCGTTTAAGCCACTTTGTTGAGGTTCTGGAAGCCAACCCTCGCTTTGCCCTGGCGTTTTCCCAGGTCCGGCTGGTCGACAGCGACAGTTTGGCTCTGCAACAGGGCTTCGAGCTGGAATGGCTGAAGCACGCGGAAGGCGATTTTGCCCACAGTCAGGATCTGCTGTTAAGCTTGTTACGGGACAATTTTCTCTGTACTTCATCAAATTTTTTCTTTCGCCGCTCTTTGCTTTGCCGCATCGGGGCTTTTCGGCCCTTGCGTTATGTCAATGACCTTGATTTTTTGCTGCGCGCCCTGTTGCGCCATGAAGCTTATTTTTGTGAACGCGAGCTGCTGGCTTACCGGCTTCATTCGGGTAATACCCTGAAAGAGAAAGGCGCGGGCCGCCAGCTGGAGTTCCTTCTGGAACTTTCCTGGGTGCTGGCGCATGCCCTGGAAAACGGCGCTCTGATGCCACAATGGTCGTTTGCGGAACTCGCTCGTCTGTTGACCGGCTATTATCGAATCAATCTGGAAAGCCTGTTTCTGGCGATGCTTTATCTGCGGCGGCAAAAAGGGGTTTTTTTAGCGCCGGAGAGTCTGCCACCGGCGGTTCGTGACTGTCTGCATAAATGTTTGCGGCAGCGGCTCGACGAAAATGTCTATCGGGATAATCTGGTTTCCCAGGTAGCCGAGCAGAAGTCGTATATTAATGAGCAACTGGCTTATATCGAGAAACTGGAAGAGGGGCGGCGTTTTTTTCTTGGTCAGATAGAAGGCCTGGAAAAGGCGTTTACAGAATTACAAAAGCTGACCCAGTTCAGGGAAAAAGAATTCAGCCTGCGTCTGCAGCAGCAGGATCAGGAATTTTCCCGCTTACAACAGGTGCAGCAGGAGCTCTGGGACGCCTGCGAGTGGTATCGGCGGCAGCAGGAGGCCCTGCTCAGTTCCAGACGTTTTCGTCTGGTTGATAATTTACAGGCTCTGGCTCGCGGGCAAAATCCGCTCTACCATGCGCGGGAACTGCTGCGGATTTTATTGCCGCTTTCCTGGTTTGCCGGTTTGCGCTCCGCGCGTGATCGTTTGCGGCAAGCAGGGATGAACGGAAATTCATGGTGGCGTTGGGGGCGGCGTTGGCTTCGGCGGCTTTCGGCCTTACTGCCGGCGCGGGCCTGGCGACAGTCTTCGCACGCCGGGCCCCTGCTCTCGATTATTCTCCCCTGCTTTAACCACGGAGCTTTTCTGGATGATCTCAGCGCCAGTTTAAAGGCCCAGACTTTTACCGATTTTGAAGTGATTCTGATCGACGATGGTTCCAGTGATCCGGCAACCGTTTGCAAGATCGACGCGATTGAGCGTGAACAGCGGCCCGGCTGGAAGGTGATTCGCCAGCTGAACCGCGGCGTGATCGGGGCCCGGAACCGGGCTATCGGGGAGGCTCGGGGACGCTACATCTTTCCGCTGGATACCGATGATACGATCGCTCCGACCTTTCTGGAAAAAACCTTGTTTCTGCTTGAGACCCTGCCGGATCATTTTTTTGTTTATACCTGGACCAATGTTGTCGGCGATGAGCCCTATCTCTGGCGGACCGAAAACAGCGATCCGGAAAAGATTCTCAATGAAAATCGCATCGGCGTGGCGATTTTTCCGCGGCGCGCCTGGGAAACCGTCGGTGGCTATAACGAGATCATGCGGGATGGTTACGAAGACTGGGAGTTTTATGTCAACCTCGTCCGGCATGGTTATGTCGGCCGGGTGATTCCGGAGGCGCTTTATAACTATCGTATGTTGGCGGGCTCACGCAATGAACGGGCATCCGCGGCGTCTGCCGGATTACAGCGCCGAATCAGGGATCTGCATCTGGGCTATATCATGAATCATCTTCGAATTCTGCGGGGCCGGGTCCGGCAGCGCTGGCAGGTCATGAACGGACTGGTTAATCTCAATCGAGGTGATGGGGCAAAGCTTTCGGCTTTCCGGCTGGACTTGCGCGGGCTGAGTTTTTCCCCGGCAGAGATTTTTCCGCGCCTGCTGGCTTTTGCCGAAAGCGCGGACAAGCCTTTGCTGGTGACGGCCGACTCGCTCTGGCGTGATTTTTTTTATTTTAATCAGCTTCCCGGTCTTCGGGTTTATTTCCCCGAATACTATCATTCCGAGAGGGAGCCGCAGCTCTTGGTTCGCTACCTGGAAGGACATTATCGGATTGAAAAGATCGGGCTCGATGATTTGAGCAAAGTCGAAACCGGTGGGCTGATTGAGAGCGTACCCGTGAAAGGTCGGCAAAAACTGCGGATTCTTTACCTGGCTCCCTGGGTGATTACCGGCGGAGCCGATACCATGCTGGTGGACTGGTTTCGCCGGCTGGATGCCGGTTGGTGCGATAAATTTCTGGTGACCACCTTGCCACGTGAAAATCTCTGGCTGGCCAAGGTCGCCGGTCACGCCCGGGAAATCTACGATCTGCCCGCCCTGGGTTGCCGGGAACAGGCTGCGATCAATGGCTTTCTGCTGGATTTTATTGGCCGTCGTCGCATAGATATTATTCATATCATGAACAGCGAGGCCGGCTTTCAGGCCCTGCCGACACTTAAAAAACACTATCCGGCGCTTAAGGTCGTGGCTCAGTTTCATTGTTTTGATCATTTTCCCGATGGCCGGCGTACAGGCTATGCACTGGAGGTTCCCCGTCTGTACGATCAGCATATTGATCGCTATAATCTTGAATATGAGCATTTGGGAAAAGAGCTTCGGGGGCTTTATCCTTACCTGGCCGAGGATAAATTCACTGTGATTCATGGTCGGGTTGACGCGGCTTACTATGATCCCGCGCGGCGCGCGGCGCGGTCCGAGATTGCTCGTGAAAGGGTTGACGGAGTTTTGAATCTTTTGTATGTCGGACGCCTTGATCGCCAGAAACAGCCCTTGCGGCTGCTGGAAATTGCCGCAAGTTTGAAAAAGATGAAGAAGTCGTTTGTTCTGCATATCGTCGGTGACGGTAACCTGGAATCCCAAAAAAAAGAGCTGTTGGGCGGAATCCGGCAACAGCATTTAGAGCGGGAGGTGCGCTGGCATGGAGAGCAACCCTTGAGCTCGGTCTATGATTGGTACAAAATCGCCGATCTGTTGTTGCTGACTTCCGACTGGGAGGGGGTGCCGATGGTACTTTATCAGGCGATGGCGATGGCGGTGGTGCCGGTAGTGGCCGAGGTCGGAGGCTGTGCCGAGCTGGTTACCCCCGAATGTGGTTTTCTGATCAGGGAACGGGAACGACCCGAGGCCTATGTCGCCGCGATCAGCAAGCTGGCCGATCCGCACCGGCGCCAAAGAATGGCGGCGGCCGCTCGCCGGCGGATGTGCGAAGATTTTTCTTTGGCCGGGCTTGACCGCGAGTATCAATCCTTTTACTTTTCTTTAAAGCCATGA
- a CDS encoding NAD-dependent epimerase/dehydratase family protein encodes MGSSGKILITGAAGFVGAALCRHLAQKKIPLRAVVRRGGTPLPADLKALLDDVVAVSEVTRPEAWSKLLTEIEVVVHLAARAHCLVSDRRSEERFFSDNLEMSRALAQGAVKAGVRRLIFLSTIKVNGEGVLAPGACVYGPGDRPRPRGAYAVSKWRAEQELNRLCVPEQGPELVIIRSPLVYGPGVKGNFAALLAWLDRGRPLPVARTDNQRSFISLDNLVDFLEFSCFHPQAGGRLLFPADERDCSSRELAHLLARALERPFRSCSLPIGLMKFSAALLGQSAALVKLMGNLQLDRSSVAELGWRAPERVETGLTKTANWWRQVGKKRSA; translated from the coding sequence ATGGGAAGCTCTGGAAAAATCCTGATTACCGGCGCCGCCGGTTTTGTCGGGGCGGCGCTGTGCCGTCATCTGGCGCAGAAAAAGATTCCGTTAAGAGCGGTTGTGCGCCGGGGCGGAACGCCTTTGCCGGCTGACCTGAAGGCGCTTCTTGACGACGTGGTCGCCGTGTCCGAAGTAACCCGGCCGGAAGCCTGGTCTAAGTTGCTGACCGAAATCGAGGTGGTGGTCCATCTGGCGGCCCGGGCCCACTGCCTGGTTTCGGACCGTCGTTCGGAAGAGCGGTTTTTTTCCGACAACCTGGAAATGAGCCGGGCCCTTGCTCAAGGAGCGGTCAAGGCCGGGGTCCGGCGCTTGATTTTTCTCAGTACGATCAAGGTTAACGGAGAAGGTGTGCTCGCGCCCGGTGCCTGTGTCTATGGTCCCGGGGACAGACCTCGTCCCCGGGGCGCCTACGCGGTCAGTAAGTGGCGAGCGGAACAGGAGCTCAACCGGCTTTGCGTTCCTGAACAGGGTCCTGAGCTGGTTATTATCAGGTCGCCGTTGGTTTATGGGCCGGGGGTCAAAGGTAATTTCGCCGCCCTGCTGGCCTGGCTTGATCGGGGCCGGCCGTTGCCGGTGGCGCGAACCGATAATCAACGTAGTTTCATAAGTCTTGATAATTTGGTTGACTTTCTAGAATTTTCTTGTTTTCATCCTCAAGCCGGAGGGCGCCTGCTGTTCCCGGCGGACGAGCGGGACTGCTCGTCCCGGGAGCTGGCGCACCTGTTGGCGCGGGCCCTGGAGCGCCCCTTTCGTTCATGCTCGCTTCCCATCGGTCTGATGAAATTCAGCGCGGCCCTGCTGGGACAAAGCGCCGCGCTGGTCAAGCTGATGGGTAATTTACAGCTTGATAGAAGTTCGGTTGCTGAATTGGGTTGGCGGGCGCCCGAGCGAGTGGAAACGGGACTGACGAAAACCGCAAACTGGTGGCGGCAGGTTGGCAAAAAGCGCAGCGCATAG